In Helianthus annuus cultivar XRQ/B chromosome 9, HanXRQr2.0-SUNRISE, whole genome shotgun sequence, the following are encoded in one genomic region:
- the LOC110877004 gene encoding non-specific phospholipase C6-like, which produces METARRTSYASIFFIFLTLSCVLDPTRLVQASGQDNQQQPIKRIVVLVLENRSFDHMIGWMKKSINPIINGVTGNECNPFSTNLTRKNTQQTPQESSICFTDDAHYVDPDPGHSFEDVEKQVFGSNPFPSMTGFVEQALSVSTNLSETVMKGFKPENVPIFAKLVQEFAVFDRWFSSIPGPTQPNRLFVYSATSHGSTSHVKKQLAKGYPQKTIFDSLHENGKDWGVYFQNIPTTLFYRNMRKLKYVFKFHQYSTFKQHAKQGKLPNLSVIEPRYFDIKGFPANDDHPSHDVANGQKLVKEIYETLRASPQWNESLLVITYVNVPSPDGNTGPAPSFFKFDRLGVRVPTIMVSPWIKKGTGKMQDKYNMSMNM; this is translated from the exons ATGGAAACAGCCAGAAGAACTTCATATGCATCcattttcttcatctttctcaCTCTTTCTTGTGTTCTTGACCCGACCCGTTTAGTTCAAGCATCGGGTCAAGACAACCAGCAGCAACCCATCAAGAGGATTGTAGTGTTGGTTCTTGAAAACAGATCTTTTGATCACATGATAGGGTGGATGAAGAAATCAATCAACCCAATAATCAATGGTGTCACAGGTAACGAATGCAACCCATTTTCAACCAACTTGACCCGGAAAAATACCCAACAAACACCACAAGAATCATCCATCTGTTTCACTGACGATGCCCACTATGTGGATCCGGATCCGGGTCATTCTTTTGAAGATGTGGAGAAACAGGTATTTGGGTCCAACCCATTTCCTTCAATGACTGGTTTTGTTGAACAAGCATTATCAGTTTCAACAAACCTTTCCGAGACTGTTATGAAAGGTTTCAAGCCTGAAAATGTGCCAATTTTTGCTAAATTGGTTCAGGAGTTTGCAGTTTTTGATAGATGGTTTTCATCTATTCCGGGTCCAACCCAGCCCAATAGATTATTTGTTTATTCAGCCACTTCTCATGGGTCAACAAGCCATGTGAAAAAACAGTTAGCAAAAGGGTATCCACAAAAAACAATCTTTGATTCACTTCATGAGAATGGTAAAGATTGGGGGGTGTATTTTCAAAACATACCCACAACTTTGTTTTATAGAAATATGAGGAAGTTGAAATATGTGTTCAAGTTCCATCAATATAGCACCTTTAAACAACATGCTAAACAAGGTAAATTACCAAACTTGAGTGTGATTGAACCAAGGTATTTTGACATAAAGGGGTTTCCTGCAAATGATGATCATCCATCACATGATGTGGCAAATGGGCAGAAGTTAGTGAAGGAAATTTATGAGACATTGAGAGCAAGTCCTCAATGGAATGAGAGTCTTTTGGTGATTA CTTATGTTAATGTTCCTAGCCCCGATGGGAACACGGGTCCAGCTCCGTCGTTCTTTAAGTTCGATCGGTTGGGTGTTCGGGTTCCTACCATAATGGTCTCTCCTTGGATCAAGAAAGGCACAGGTAAAATGCAAGATAAATATAACATGTCAATGAATATG